GTAACGCATTATTTATTTTTTGTTTTATCAAGTCCAATACAGAAGTCTTTAAACGGTTATCGTTTTCACATAATTTTACAGACAGAACAATAAAAGTATTAATAAATTCTCAATAATATATTAATTTATTGTAAACAAAAAATCACCAATAAATGAACAACAACCACCGTAAAGCACTGATATACATCATAATGTTTTGCTTTGGCACGTGATTTGAAAGTAGTAATATTGCAATTGAAAGATTGATAAAAAAAAGTCAAATAATTAAAAATAATACAAAATGGTAACTTATATCGGTATCGCAACATGTTTAGTAGTGTTCACATCATATTTCATGACAGCAAGAAGAGAAAGAAACTAATTCTAAAATAAATAAGCCTATAGAATATCTATACTAATTATATTGTTTTATGTTTTTAGGCTGAGAAATCAGTTGCTCTTTTACTCAATGGGGTAAAAGGGCCCAAAAACATAAGCAGAAAGATCTTAGTTTCATAACAAATTTTAATATCCAATGAGTAAAGCCGGGCAATAGTCCGGCTTTACTTTTTCAACCAGCCCCAAAACCTTCCGAATCAGTCTAAAAAGCCACAGACTCTGCAAAAATTTAAACAGAAAAAATAAAATATACTCCACTTCCCTACATTATATTCCCTATAATATAAATTGTAAAAAAAACTTCTTTAATCACCCCAACCTATCCCCCATTTTCCCCATATTCCGTCGTCATTCTCAACTCTCCATTTTCAATTATCGACTCTTCATTACCCATTTTCAACTTTCAACTTTCAATTTTCAACTCCCAAAACCCTCCCTGGACCACCCCTTTATTCTCATTCAGGATGTTATACTTCATTCAATAAAACTTTATCTTTGTAAGATTAGAATTATTGATCAGTCATTATGAGCCTGTATAACCTTATTATTCAAGACAAAGAACAAGTAAACCTCAGCGAAGTATTTCTTGATAAGACCAATAGAGATCATCTTACGCAGCTTATCAAAGAACATACGTACCTTAAAGAACTGCAGGAGTACGGTCTTCCGGTAAACAATAAGATTCTCCTTCAGGGAAGTTCAGGCTGCGGGAAAACAATGACTGCTAAAGCTTTAGCTAACGCTTTAGGAAAAAACATTATCATTTTGAATCTGAGTAATATTGTTTCATCACGTATTGGAGAGACTTCGCAGAATATTAAAATGATATTTGATAAAGCGGGCAGAGAAAGAGCTGTGCTTTTCCTGGACGAGCTGGATCAGATCGGAAAGGCCAGAGGCAGTGATGATAAAGATGTAGGCGAAATGAGAAGACTGGTAAACACCTTACTTCAACTTATTGACTATTATCCTGAGAATGCCCTTTTGCTTTGTGCCACCAATCATCCTGAAATTATTGATACTGCACTTCTGAGGCGTTTTCAGCTAAAGATCAATTACGAAATGCCTTCTGCAGAATTTCTGGATACTTACTATGATCAGCTGCTGAATCAGTTCCCCGAAGAGATGAGAACTATTGAACGCAGATACTCCATTTCTTTCGCAGAAGCCAAAGATCATGCTCTTACAGCTGTTAAAGCAGCTTTAATCAGGAAACTTGAAGCCAGAGAAACCATACAGTCATGAAAGAAGATATCCTTCACAATATTGAAATCATCAGAAACCGGATAACAGCAGTTTGTAAGAAGACCGGAAGAAATCCGGATGAGATCAGATTACTTTTAGCAACAAAAACAGTTTCTGCGGATCGTATCAGAATTGCTTTGGAAAACGGACATATGCTGATTGCTGAAAATAAAGTTCAGGAGCTGAAGGAGAAATATGAAGATTTAAAGGATATTCCTCATGAAAATCATTTTATCGGTCATCTTCAGACCAATAAAATCAAGGATATTCTGAAATATGATGTAACTTGCATTCACTCTCTGGACCGTCTGGATCTGGCGGAGAAGCTGCATCAGAAACTTCTGGCCGGAAACAAAACAATTGAAGTTCTGATTCAGGTCAATACATCCGGTGAAGAAAGTAAATTCGGGGTTCATCCCACTGAAGCTATAGAACTCACCAGAAAAGTGTCTGAATTATCCACCTTAAGAATAAAAGGATTAATGACCATCGGCCTTTTCAGTGCAGAAACAGAAAAAGTACGATCATGTTTTCAAATTTTAAAAAACCTTCAGCAGGAAATTATTCACGAAAATATTCCCAACGTAGAAATGAAAGAACTTTCTATGGGAATGAGCAGTGATCTGGAAACAGCGATTGAAGAAGGTGCGACAATTGTACGTGTAGGAACAGCTGTTTTCGGGCCCAGAATCTATCCGGACAGCTATTATTGGAACGAGGAAAATACAGAAAAGAATAAAGAGTAAAAAATTAATGCTTTCATTTCACTATACATTCAAAACAGAAATAAAAAACGGCAAAACATTCAAAAATGTGACTGATATGGTACAGGACTCATTTACAGAAAGGGATGTGAATACTATAACCATTGAAAACAATGTCATTACAGGAAAAGATAAGTTGTTCAAACTGGACTTTTCCCAAAGATCTCCGCTGGTGATATCTCCAGGTAAAGAATACTTCATCTATGAAGAGGATACAGGGGTTTTAACTTATAAAATAGAAGCCTTTTATTCAATCCTGTTCAATATAGCCTACGCCGGAATACTTTTTTTAATCTTATATAACTTTGTTCATCACTGGATCATTGAACTGGTAATTCCTGTCTTGTTTTTCATTTTTATTACGGCTATTGAGTACTTTCAGTATCAGGCAGTACTCAACAAAATCTCCGGAAAGTTAAATAAAACCAGACTATAAGCCATATTAAAATAACTCCACTTTCAGCCTTCAAATCCGGTACACTTTTTGATCATAAATATTTAACAACCAAACAAATGCATTTATGACAAAAAAATTACTATCGGGCTGTCTGCTAATGACCGTATTATTCTTTTTTTCATGTGAAAAAGAAAACACACAGATGAAAAGTGGAATTTCAATTGAAACCATTTCAATGATAACTGTGCTTATTATGGGAGTCGCAATTTTGATTGCGTACAGCTATAAGAGAAGATAAAAAACACATTAGAAAATAATAAAAACACCTCTCAATTCTTGGGAGGTGATCTTGTTTTCAGTAACATTCTTTCTTTTCGAGATAGAAATAAATTTTTAACCGATTGAGATTTCATTAAAATCTAATATATTTCCTCATTCTTTTACGACTAATACCCTATGAAAAAAACACTAACATTCACCGCCTTTTCATTGCTTATTCTTAGCTGCACTAAAAAAAAAGAAAGCCTGGAAGAAAATAAGTATAAAGAGAGAGTAAAATTCGGATACCTTTCAGATTATCCGCAGATTAAAGACTCTTCTAAGTTTATCACAAATCTTCGGCAGACCTTTAATCTTATTATTCATGAAAGCCCTGCTCAGCAGGAAGGTGAAAAAATAACAGCCTTTAAAAAAGTAAAAATAAACGGCTCTGATGAAAATTATTACTTTATTGAATACAACTGGAAGGTTGGCTCTACAGGAGAATGTCCATGGAAATATCAGCTTATAGTAGCAGAGGACGGTAGACTTGTGAAAAGATTAGCGGCCCAACGATATGAATTCCTTTCTATTCTTCCCAACGAAAACCCTTTTCTACTCACCACTATTGTTACAGGAAAAGGTAATGGCGGACATGAGCTCTACAGAGTAACAGCAGATTCTTTGGAAAATGTGTACGAAGGATACTATGATTATAAACTGAGAACTTATGATGCCCATGAAGACAGCAAAGTTTACGAACCCAATGAGTTAAAATTACTCATTAAAGACTTCAATAAGGATGGGCTTAATGATATTGCTTTCACTGGGAAAATAGTATTGATACAGGGTCATACTCCGCAGGGAGATTGGTATGATACTGAGGTAATCAATGGTAAGCAGGTCAAGTATTCTGTTGATCATCCTTTCAAAAAAATTCCTGTAGAATATATATTTCTTTATGATAAAAAAACAAAACACTTTAAAGCAAAAGAAGATTATAAGGAAAAATATGAATTATTTGAATAATAAAACAGCATTTATTTCACCCATAACCACTCAATACAACTTTCATGAAATACTTTTTCCTTACGATCACCATTGTTATACAGCTGATACTGGTCATCACTTTGCAGCTGTTAGACGGTTTTGAGACTATCATCGGAATATTTATTATATGCCTTCTTATAGGCGCTTTGCTTTACTTTTTAAAGTCAGAGAAGCTTTTATACTTTAAAAATTTTGGCTTTGGACTTTTTTACGGTTCTCTGATCTCACTGGTAAGCGTGATCGCATTTATGACATGGCTTTCCTATAATTTCCCCATTTAAAAACAAGTGACAAGCATACTAAAACCTTCCCTAAAAATCTCTCACTTTACAGACTAGGGATATTTAATTTTGACAAAGCATATTTTTGCAACTATTAACCACACAATATTAAAGACAACATAAGAATGAACAGAGAAGAACTTGATAAACTTGTAAAATATCAAATTATTACGGACGCATTTGACTATCAAGAACTCGATCCGGATATTGTAGAGAAGTATAAATACTTTGAGGATAAATTTAATGAGCTACTTGCTGAAAAAGCTAATCAGTTTAAATTAAAGGATTGCCATTTTGTTATTAAAAATCATTCTTACTGCAACGCTTTCGCAAGAACTGTAAAGGGGTATAATATAATAGGTATTACAACCGGATATACTATTCAGATGCATAATATATTTGATCAGAAGAACATTATACATATATTATTAATTGCATTAATGGGTGATCAGCAACTTTCACATGCATATGCCGATTTATACAATCTAGAGAATTTCGAACTTAATAAATTTATGCTTAACTGCTCAATACAGTTTACTTTCAGCCATGAGTTTCGACATATTCTTCAATTTAATAGTTCAAAAATATCTGTTGATTATTACAGAAACGAAAATTTAGATCACTCTACATTTGAAATGAAAAAACACGCATGGGAGTTTGATGCCGACAGAATGGCTTCATTTGAAGTGATGAAATATATTTTTAAAATGAAAAGAAAATACCAAGTTAATGATGACAACATATTCAAATGTATGCTGTATACAGGTTTAGGTAGTATTTTTATAACAAAAGTATTCTTCTATTTCAGGTTTGAAACTTCAAAACTGGATTTGAACAAAATAGATTTCTATACAAAAAAATACTCTCACCCCCATCCTATTGTAAGAATGTTTAATATTATTGATTACTTTTATGATAATATAACAGACTTTTTTCCCAAATTAGAGGTTACAAAACAGGATTTTCTAAATAATGCATTAGGAATTATAAAGTTATACTTTTTCTATTATCAACCTAATAGAAATATCATAGCCGAAATACTCAATGACATCGATAATCATTTAAATGAAATCAATGATTATAATGAAGAACTCTTTGAATTTGCAATAAACGACACAGCAATTGTAAACTTACTAAACGCTTCTGGAACCAATTTTCACTAATCTCCTATGATGAGTATTGTGCAAAACTAATTAAAAAGAAATAAAAGAACTTTTGAGAGTATTTTGCTTGCAACGACAACTCGCAATAACAATAAAAACACACAAATCCCTCCCAATATTGAGAGGGATTTGTTATATTCAACATCATAAAAGCCAGTCTGATTTATGACCAACACAACTATTCTTCAAAAATGCCTCCCCGATTTTGGAAAGGAACTGATCGCAGAAATTGAAAAATTCGGAATTATCAAACTGTTTCCCGACAATGAGTTTATTGTAAAACAAGGGCAGCTGATCCGATATTTACCAATTGTTTTAGAAGGCAATGTAAAAGCATATAGCGAAGAAGATGGCGTACAGTTTTTACTCTATTTTATTCAGCAGGGGGCTTCCTGTATTTTCAGCTTTGTTCATCTGTTTAATCAAAATCCCATTAATTTTTCAGCGATATCAGAAGGAAAATCCACCATTCTGCTAATCCCTATTGACAAAGCTAAAGAATGGCTTATCAGGTTTCCAACCTTCAGTAACCTTATTATCGCTGAATTTCAGAAGCATTATAATGATCTGCTACATACCACCAAACAGATCATCTGCTACAAGCTTGAAGACAGGCTGTGGGATTATTTAAAAACAAAAGCAAAGATTTCCGGAACCAATGAACTCGCCATATCACATCAAAGCATTGCTGATGATCTGGGCACGACAAGGGAAGTAATATCAAGGCTGATGAAAAAGATTGAACTGGATAAAAAATTAATTCAGAATAATAGAAAAATAAAGTTGCTGACCAGTGACTTTTGATACTGATACCGGAATTTCTGCTTTCTACTTTTGTAGCATAAATATAATTACATTTTCAAAATTTAAAAAAGTAATACAATGAGCGAACCCATTCAATTAGTACCCAACAATTCTCTTCTGACAAAAACACCTGAAGAGGGACGACAACTGGCCGTAAAAATGGCAAGATTGATTATTAAAGTAACACAGCCCGATGCCGAAATTCGTGAAAAACTACGCCCCGTGTATGCTGATGATGCAGCCATGCTGATTGCTATCGGGCAGACTGTTGCTACAGAATTTGCAACTATTGCTGCTGCGAATAATTACTGGAGATAATTTGGCATTAAAGCCAAGCTGTTTCTAAAAATACAAATCCTTTTCATCATTTGTGGAAGGGATTTACTTTTAGGAAGAAAAGAACTTTTTATTAATTGCATTATGGACTTCTATAAAGAAGATGAGTCTTTTCTTATCGTATTTATAAAAGCATTTAAAACTCTAATCAGAACCAGTGGTCTCTTTCTAAAAAATACTTCGAAAATACATTCCATTTTTCCATCACAATTTTCTATCTTTACTATTCTATATTTACAATTTTAGGTTTTCAAAAAAACTACAAATGGAACAAAAAATACATCAGGGCAGAAACGTTAAAAGATTCAGAGAAATGCTGGGCATCAAACAGGAAGCTTTAGCACTGGATTTAGGTGACGATTGGAATCAGAAGAAAATTTCATTATTGGAACAAAAAGAAACAATCGAAGATCCTTTGCTTCAAAAAATCTCCGAAGTATTAAAAATTCCTGTGGAAGCATTCCAGAATTTTGATGAGGAACAAGCTATAAATATCATTTCAAGTACTTTTCATGATAACGCAACAGGTGTAATTGTTAATAATTATAATCCTATTGACAAAATCATCCAGCTCCACGAAGAGAAAATTGCTCTTTATGAAAGAATGTTGAAGGAAAAGGATGATATGATGTCCAGGCTTGAAGAACTTATTAAAAGAAGATAAAGATATATCCGAGCATTGAGATTGCTCGCAGTGACCATAAGAAAACAAAAATCCCTTTCATTACTGAAAGGGATTTTTTATATCTAAAAAACTCAGATTACATATAAGCTTCAATTGGCTCACAAGTACATACTAGGTTTCTGTCTCCGTAAGCATCATCTACTCTTGATACAGAAGCGAAGAATTTGTGGTCTCTTACCCACTCTAATGGATAAGCGGCCTTTTCTCTGCTGTACGGTTTATCCCAAGAATCAGAGATTACCAACTGCTCTGTGTGAGGAGCATTTTTCAATACGTTATTAGCCTGATCAGCTTCTCCGTTAGCAATCTCATCAATTTCAGATTTGATAGAGATCAATGCTTCTGCAAAGCGGTCGATTTCAGATTTGCTTTCAGATTCTGTAGGCTCAATCATCAATGTACCTGCAACCGGGAAAGAAACCGTAGGAGCATGGAATCCATAATCCATCAATCTCTTCGCTACATCAGCCACTTCAATTCCTAAAGATTTGAACTGACGGAAGTCTACGATACATTCGTGAGCCACTCTTCCGTTTTCATTTGAATATAAAATCGGGAAGTGTTCTGCTAAGATTTCCTTAAGGTAGTTGGCATTCATGATCGCGTGTCCTGTAGCTTTTTTCAGACCATCAGTTCCTAACATTTTAATATATGAATAAGAAATGTTAAGGATAAGACCTGAACCGTAAGGTGCTGCAGAGATACCATCAATCGCATCCTTAGATCCGATTCTGATATTCGCATTGGAAGGAAGGAATGGCACCAGGTGCTTGGCAACACAAATTGGGCCTACTCCAGGACCTCCACCTCCATGAGGAATTGCGAAAGTTTTGTGAAGGTTAAGGTGACAAACGTCTGCTCCGATGTTTCCGGGACTTGTGAATCCTACCTGAGCGTTCATGTTCGCACCATCCATATATACCTGCCCTCCGTGCTCGTGGATAAGATTTGTGATCTCTTTAATGTTAGCATCAAAGAATCCGTAAGTAGAAGGGTAAGTGATCATTACAGCTGATAAGTTTGCTGAATGCTGTTCTGTTTTAGCTTTAAGATCTTCGAAGTCGATTTCACCGTTTTCAAGGTTTTTTACAACTACGATTTTCATTCCTGCCATTGCTGCAGAAGCCGGGTTTGTTCCGTGTGCAGACTGAGGAATCAATACTACATTTCTGTGGTGGTCACCTCTTGAAATGTGATATTGTCTGATTACCATTAGCCCTGCATATTCTCCCTGAGCTCCTGAGTTCGGCTGCAATGAAGTACCTGCGAAACCAGTGATTTCAGCAAGATCTTTTTCAAGCTCTGCAATCATCTTCTGGTAACCTCCAGCCTGATCTACCGGTACAAACGGATGTACACTACCCCAGTCTGCCCATGAAAGCGGAAGCATCTGAGTTGCTGCGTTCAGCTTCATCGTACAAGATCCTAAAGAGATCATGGAGTGCGTCAATGATAAATCTTTTCTTTCAAGACGTTTGATGTAACGCATCAATTCCGTTTCCGTATGGTATTTGTTGAATACTGATTCCGTAAGAATTTCATCTTTTCTAAGATTCTCTTCAGGAATGCTGTATCCTTCTTTTATTTCTAATTTGAAAGTCTGCTTATCTTTGAACTGAGCGAAAGAAGCCATCAGATAATTTAATTTCTCCAATGTTGTGCTTTCATTGATCGCAATACTTACAACACCATCTGTAAAGTAGTTAAGATTGAT
This genomic window from Chryseobacterium sp. MEBOG06 contains:
- a CDS encoding AAA family ATPase; amino-acid sequence: MSLYNLIIQDKEQVNLSEVFLDKTNRDHLTQLIKEHTYLKELQEYGLPVNNKILLQGSSGCGKTMTAKALANALGKNIIILNLSNIVSSRIGETSQNIKMIFDKAGRERAVLFLDELDQIGKARGSDDKDVGEMRRLVNTLLQLIDYYPENALLLCATNHPEIIDTALLRRFQLKINYEMPSAEFLDTYYDQLLNQFPEEMRTIERRYSISFAEAKDHALTAVKAALIRKLEARETIQS
- a CDS encoding YggS family pyridoxal phosphate-dependent enzyme, producing the protein MKEDILHNIEIIRNRITAVCKKTGRNPDEIRLLLATKTVSADRIRIALENGHMLIAENKVQELKEKYEDLKDIPHENHFIGHLQTNKIKDILKYDVTCIHSLDRLDLAEKLHQKLLAGNKTIEVLIQVNTSGEESKFGVHPTEAIELTRKVSELSTLRIKGLMTIGLFSAETEKVRSCFQILKNLQQEIIHENIPNVEMKELSMGMSSDLETAIEEGATIVRVGTAVFGPRIYPDSYYWNEENTEKNKE
- a CDS encoding Crp/Fnr family transcriptional regulator encodes the protein MTNTTILQKCLPDFGKELIAEIEKFGIIKLFPDNEFIVKQGQLIRYLPIVLEGNVKAYSEEDGVQFLLYFIQQGASCIFSFVHLFNQNPINFSAISEGKSTILLIPIDKAKEWLIRFPTFSNLIIAEFQKHYNDLLHTTKQIICYKLEDRLWDYLKTKAKISGTNELAISHQSIADDLGTTREVISRLMKKIELDKKLIQNNRKIKLLTSDF
- a CDS encoding hexameric tyrosine-coordinated heme protein, yielding MSEPIQLVPNNSLLTKTPEEGRQLAVKMARLIIKVTQPDAEIREKLRPVYADDAAMLIAIGQTVATEFATIAAANNYWR
- a CDS encoding helix-turn-helix domain-containing protein gives rise to the protein MEQKIHQGRNVKRFREMLGIKQEALALDLGDDWNQKKISLLEQKETIEDPLLQKISEVLKIPVEAFQNFDEEQAINIISSTFHDNATGVIVNNYNPIDKIIQLHEEKIALYERMLKEKDDMMSRLEELIKRR
- the gcvP gene encoding aminomethyl-transferring glycine dehydrogenase; the encoded protein is MNTEQFVSRHISLNEADKQAMLEKLGVSSIEELISQTIPSSIRLEKDLEISAPLSEYEMLNHSKDLASKNTDYTSYIGFGYHNTLLPSAIQRNIFENPSWYTAYTPYQAEIAQGRLEALLNFQTVVCDLTGFALANASLLDESTAAAEAMHMFFNNRTKDQKKADANKFFISDLVLPQTVSVLKTKAEGLGIEVVVGDHKTHSLDASYYGVLLQYPGKNGIVLDYTEDIVEYKKLDLQVAVACDPMALVKLKSPASMGADCAVGTSQRFGIPLGYGGPHAAFFACREDYKRDIPGRIIGVSQDMYGKRALRMALQTREQHIKRERATSNICTAQVLLAVMAGMYAVYHGPKGLNYIADQIHFKANALNGGLKALGYQTVEEPIFDTVKITMSEDEKGRLMRMMQDHRINLNYFTDGVVSIAINESTTLEKLNYLMASFAQFKDKQTFKLEIKEGYSIPEENLRKDEILTESVFNKYHTETELMRYIKRLERKDLSLTHSMISLGSCTMKLNAATQMLPLSWADWGSVHPFVPVDQAGGYQKMIAELEKDLAEITGFAGTSLQPNSGAQGEYAGLMVIRQYHISRGDHHRNVVLIPQSAHGTNPASAAMAGMKIVVVKNLENGEIDFEDLKAKTEQHSANLSAVMITYPSTYGFFDANIKEITNLIHEHGGQVYMDGANMNAQVGFTSPGNIGADVCHLNLHKTFAIPHGGGGPGVGPICVAKHLVPFLPSNANIRIGSKDAIDGISAAPYGSGLILNISYSYIKMLGTDGLKKATGHAIMNANYLKEILAEHFPILYSNENGRVAHECIVDFRQFKSLGIEVADVAKRLMDYGFHAPTVSFPVAGTLMIEPTESESKSEIDRFAEALISIKSEIDEIANGEADQANNVLKNAPHTEQLVISDSWDKPYSREKAAYPLEWVRDHKFFASVSRVDDAYGDRNLVCTCEPIEAYM